The sequence ACGAGAATATCGCACATCCACAGCACCTAAAAAAGATTAGAGGTAGATGTTTTTAACAATTTGGAAAAGCATCAAAGCTTCAAGCAATCTGTGGAGTCTAAGTACTCCCCTTTCTCCTTGTCCCAGTGGGAGTGGTAGAACCACTCAGCAGCCTTGCAGTATTCAAAGAGCTCGTCCTCTTTAAAGTAGAGTGCTATTTCCCTCTTTGCGGTTTCCTCGCTGTCTGAGGCATGAACCACGTTGTAAATCGCATCTCCAACATCAAGACCGTAGTCGCCCCTTATGGTTCCCGGCTCTGCATCCTTGGGGTCAGTTGCACCGCACATTTTCCTAACGACGCTTATGGCATACCTGCCTTCGAGAACCATTACTACACTTGGCGCTTTGGTAATATAGTCTATCAGAGGCTCAAAGAAGGGCTTCCCCTTGTGTTCCTCATAGTGCTTCTCCGCTAATTCTCTATCAATGTGGATCATCTTCATCCCGATTATTTTAAGGCCTCTCTTTTCGAATCTGCTTATAATTTCACCTATAAGACCCCTAACAACGGCATCGGGCTTTATAATCACAAGAGTCCTTTCCGTCTTGTTCATCGGCAACACCGAGAAGAATAAGTTTGAAGATTTAAAATTCTTTTCAATCCCGCACAAGGTTTATAACTCATCTCTGCCTTTTTTCTCTGGTGAAGAAAATGGAGTTAAGGGAAACAATACTCAAATATGCGCTCATCAATGCGATTCAACACGATGGAAAGGCAAATCCAAAGGCTGTCATAGGGAAAATACTCGGCGAGAACCCAGAGCTGAGGCCAAGGGCGAGGGAAATAATCCCCCTTGTAAATGAGGTTGTTCAAGAAGTTAACTCCATGAGCAAGGAGGAGCAAGAGGCAAAACTCAAAGAGATTTATCCAGAGTTCTTTGAGGAGAAGAAGGAGAAAAAAGAAGAAAAGAAAGGTCTCCCACCGCTGCCAAAGGCAGAAAAGGGAAAAGTCGTCACGAGGTTTGCACCGAACCCGGATGGAGCTTTTCACCTTGGAAACGCGAGGGCAGCTATCTTAAGCCACGAATATGCAAGGCTTTATGATGGAAAGTTCATTCTTAGGTTTGATGACACCGATCCGAAGGTCAAGAGACCTGAGCCCATATTCTACGAATGGATTATTGAAGATTTGAAGTGGCTTGGCTTTCAAATAGATGAGATTCACCACGCAAGCGACAGGTTGGAGATTTATTATTCCTATGCAGAGAAGCTTCTTGAGATGGGGAAAGCTTACGTCTGCACCTGTGACCCAGAACACTTCAGAAAGCTCAGAGACGAAGGAAAAGCCTGTCCCCACAGAGACCTTCCTCCAGAAGTTCAGCTAAGAGAGTGGAAAAAGATGCTCAGCGGAGAGTACAAAGAGGGTGAAGCTGTTGTTAGAATTAAAACCGACCTAAATCACCCAAACCCTGCAGTTAGGGACTGGCCTGCCCTTAGGATAATTGATAACCCCAATCACCCAAGAACCGGAAACAAGTATCGCG comes from Thermococcus litoralis DSM 5473 and encodes:
- the ndk gene encoding nucleoside-diphosphate kinase — translated: MNKTERTLVIIKPDAVVRGLIGEIISRFEKRGLKIIGMKMIHIDRELAEKHYEEHKGKPFFEPLIDYITKAPSVVMVLEGRYAISVVRKMCGATDPKDAEPGTIRGDYGLDVGDAIYNVVHASDSEETAKREIALYFKEDELFEYCKAAEWFYHSHWDKEKGEYLDSTDCLKL